A stretch of DNA from Piliocolobus tephrosceles isolate RC106 chromosome 21, ASM277652v3, whole genome shotgun sequence:
gtGTCTACACAAAGgcattatatatacatgtgtgtgtgtatatatatgtttatacacacacacatactttttattttatttttggagacagaatcttgctcttctgcccaggctggaatgcagtggcatgatcatggctcactgcagcctcagctacccccagggttcaagtaatcctgccacctcagcctcctgggtagctgggactccaggcaggcaccctgcccggctaacttttgcattttttgtggaCACAGTGTTGTCCCATGTTGCCCatggtggtctcaatctcctgggctcaagtcagcagcctgcctctgcctcccaatgtgctgagattacagaaatAAACTACTATGCCCAActcaagattattttttaaatggtttattttcttaataaattggGGTGCACAAGTCATTAAAAGCAAGCATTaaatttaaagagagaaaaccattttacttttctacataaaattaaaaccaaagcaCATTAAAAGCGGCAacccggccgggcacggtggctcacacccgtaatcccagcactttgggaggccgaggtgggcagatcatgaggtcaggagatcgagaccatcctggctaacactgtgaaaccccgtctctactaaaaatacaaaaaaattagcctgtagtcccagctactcgggaggctgaggcaggagaatggcatgaacccaggaggcagagtttgcagtgagccaagatcatgccactgcattccagcctgggtgacagagcgagacttcgtctcaaaaaacaaacaaaaaagcaacaaccCAAGATGGAAATGACACAAATTACttaaaatgtgaaacataaaAGTAGTTATTTAggatgggcgcagtggttcatgcctgtaatcccagcactttgggaggccgagacaggtggatcacttgaggacaggagttcgagaccagtcaggccaacaccgtgaaacaccatctctactaaaaatccaaaaattagccagacgtggtgttgtgcacctgtaatcccagctgttcgggaggctgaggcacgagaatcgcttgaatgcacgaggcgaagattgcagtaagctgacatcatgccctccagcctgggcaacagagctagactctcatctttaaaaaaaaaaaaaaaaggaggccgggcgcagtggctcaagcctgtaatcccagcactttgggaggctgagacgggcggatcacgaggtcaggagatcaagaccatcctggctaacacggtgaaaccccgtctctactaaaatatacaaaaaactagccgggcgaggtggtggcgcctgtagtcccagctactcgggaggctgaggcaggagaatggcatgaacccgggaggcggagcttgcagtgagctgggattgcgccactgcactccagcctgggcaacagagcgagactctgtctcaggaaaaaaaaaaaaggtaagacgTCATCTATAAATTTCACTACACAGATTACATTGAgataaatcacaaaatattaggcaaaactttaaaataatttttaactatcCAGTGTATCAAAGATGCCACACGTTATATTTGTTTGCAAGAATGTCACTGTGATTACAAAACTGACCACTAACTATTCAGTTAAAGTTGACTgagaacttaaaaatattttttttttttttttttttttagatggagtctcactttgtcacccaggctggagtgcaatggcgtgatcttggctcaccacaacctccgtctcccgggttcgattctcttgcctcagcctcccaagtagctgggattacaggtacgtgccactaaaagcccagcttatttttgtatttttagtagagacggggtttcaccgtgttggccagagccactgcacccggcctgtaatATTTttaagccaggtgcggtggctcatgcctgtaacccagcactttgggaagccaaggtgggtggatcacctgaggttggaagttcaagaccagcctgaccaacagggaaaaaccctgtctctactgaaaatataaaaacgtagccgggtgtggtggcaaatgcctgtgataccagctactccggaggctgaagcaagaaaatggcttgaacccaggaggcagaggttgtggtgagccaagatcacgtcactgcactccagcctgggtgacaagggcaagactccatctcaaaataaataaagatttgaaaataaacatgatGATCACAGATGCAGTCACATTTTCTGAGTTCTGGCCACCCAGGTAGCCTCCCAAAACTTTGACCCAGTCGCTGTCAGTGTTGCCACCACCCATAAAGGAGCTGAGCCCAGCAGAAGCACTGCCTGGGACAACAGGAGCTGGTGACCCTCACAATGCCTAGTGACCAAAGAATTTCTGCATGCCCTGAAAGCCTTATCAAATGGAGACCATCCATGGAGAGCAGCTGGCGCAGTATATGAAGACCTGAGGCATAAACTCTTGCTAGACTTCCTCAGTGACTACCCACCCTTACGATGCACCCATGGTGAAGTTCCTCACACCCTGCTACCGCCCTAACATGGACACCCAGGGTCACTGTCCCTGGAAATCCTGAAGGAGAAGTGGTCTGCCCTGGATGATATCAGGACCATCCTGCTCTCTATCCAGTGCCTGCAAGAACCCAACGTTAATAGCCCTTTGAACACACATGCTACCAAGCTCTGGGAAAACCCCACAGCTTTAAGAAGTACCTGCAAGGGCCAGGCGCGATGGTTCGcaactaatcccagcactttgggaggccaaggtgggtggatcacctgaggtagatAGAGTCCAaggcctgacaaacatggagaaacctcatctctattttaaaaaattaaaaattggccaagcgtggtggcatgtgcctgtaattccagctacttgggaggctgaggcaggagaatcgcgtcaACCCGCTAGGTGGacgttacggtgagctgagatctcactattgcactccagcctggacaacaagagtgaaactccgtctcaaaaaaaataaaaataagcaagtaCCTGTAAGAAAGCTACTCAAAGGAGGTCACCAGCCAGGAGCTCTGACCCAGGCTGCCCAGCCTAtccttgtgtttttttaatttttcctaagaTGGTCTGCCCTTTCTGTGATTTCTGTATAGAACTCTGTATCTTGAACTTTggtactaatttttcttttgtcttttaatttaagCCTTGGTGGAGGCCTTGtgattaatattaaataaatacattttgggtctggtgcggtggctcacgcctgtaatcccagcactttgggaggccgaggcaggtggatcatgaggtcaagagattgagaccatcctggctaacacgatgaaagcccgtctctactaaaaatacaaaaaaattagccgggcgtggtggcaggcgcctgtagtctcagctgctccggaggccggggcaggagaatggcgggaactcgggaggcggagcttgcagtgagccaagatcgcaccactgcactccaggctgggcacagagcaagattctgtctccaacaaaataaatatatatatataggtcactaaaaaacaaaaaaaaagatacaagagaGCACCCAGGGATTATACAAGGAAACACTTTATTACATCAGTCATCTAAAATTCCAGAAAACGGAAAGTACTTTACTATACAGCAAAGTAAATCATTGATCGTctggagaacagaaagaaagactttaaaaaaaggtTCCAGGTAAATATAAAAGTGTTAAATTCATTATTGTGACTACTGTGTCAGTGGTTTCATGGGCTTATATGAAACTCCAAATTTATCATATACTACAGCTTAAATATGCATACTTTACTGAATCTCATTTATAACATAACATCACTGCTTTAAAATATACTTCagactgggagcagtggctcacacctgtaatcccaccacttttggaggctgaggcaggcagatcacctgaggttaggagtccGAGATCGGCCTGgcgaacatggcaaaactccgtttctactaaaaatacaaaatttggctgggcatagtggcacatgcttccagtcccagctacacgggaggctgaaccaggagaattCTGGATATCAAGGCATGTGTCTGCATTGCAAGAGCTGGGGAACAAACTTCCCTCAGCAGTACCAAGTACAATGCAATATACCTCGTAAAAGTGAGAATTGTGTCTTGTTCAAAAAACACCAGAAATTGTCACAAAAAATGCCCTGTACCCAGCTGATCTATGAGTCCACAAATTTTAGTATCCATGCTACAGATAAAGACCACAAAGCCCTGAAGGCCTTCTTTGGAGGCCTCTGGCAGCTATGCAGAGCAGTCCACAAGTGGAGAAAGCTATGTTCTGCATTCATACTGTCCCATGAGCCACAAAGAGTTTAGCTATGCCAACAAAAGCTGTGACCCCCTTCGCGGTAACAGGACCTACTTGTTTCTGAACCACGCATATAGTGACAACCACCCTCAAGATTGAAGACGGCTGAAACAATAAGGCCTTCATAATAGCACAAACCAGAGAAATGGGAGGCAAGCTGTCCTTAGGATCATGACTTGGAGGGTAGAAAATTTGTCAAGATTTATGTGATACCCACAAGATCTCTGAAAGACACAGTTCATCTTTTCAAGTCAACATAAGAGGCCTCTTGGACAAAAATGGGTAAGGTCCATGGCACGACTtatcagacagaaaaaaatgacaaaggaagaAGTGCTGAAGCTACTCAACAAATCCTTCTGTGACTAGATCAggaattaaaagtttaaaaaaaaaaaaaaagtgaggcacattaactcacacctgtaatcccagcatgtttggaggccaaggtagaaggatcgcttgagtccagaagtttaagaccagcctgggcaacatggtgagaccctgtctctccaaaactCCAAAAGAATTAgtggagcatggtggtgcatgcctgtggtttcagctactcaggaggctgaggcaagcgaatcacttaagtccaggagatCAAGGGTGCAGTGAAATGTGAAcacattactgcactccatcctgagcgacagagtgacaccctatctcaaacaaaaatcTAGCAAGGCACCTGGGTAGAGTGAAAAATGCACTGTAGCTGCCCCATGCTTGGAACTTTTGCAGATTCTCAATAAATGACATTCAATCTAGGCAGGTGGTAACCTCAAAGGAGCTCCTCGAATGttacattgaaaaagaaataacattccATATACATCTATTGTGTTTTTCTCATGTCAATGTTTGAGGCTCTAATAAGAAGGCTGAAGGctgggctgggcgtagtggcttattcctgtaatcccagcactttgggaggtcgaggtgggcggatcacgaggtcaagagatcgagaccatcctggctaggacagtgaaaccctgtctctactgaaaatacaaaatattagctgggcgtggtggcgggcatctgtagtcccacttactcgggaggctgaggcaggagaagggtgtgaacccagggggcagagcttgcagtgagcctagaccacacaccactgcactccagcctgggtgacagagtgagactccatctcaaaaaaaaaaaggctgaagcCTTTCTTGCATTCATTACATTCAGAAAGCGTTTCTGCAGTGGGAAGTCTCCTGTGTATTATGAAGCTAGATTTCTACATAAATATCTCACATTTGTCACACTGGTAAGGCCCTGATCCAGTATTAACTCTCTGATGTTAAAGGAGCACAGAGGTGTGGCTACAAAATCGCCCAAATGTATTTCATTTGTCTAGTGTGAACTCTGATGTTCAAAGAGAGAAGACCTTCAGGCAACTTTTTTCCACGTTTGCTGCAATCACAAGAACTCTCCTGTGTTTAACGAGACTGAAAGTTTTGGCAAAGAATTTCCCACATTCACTACACAACTAAGGCCTTTCTCTTGTGAACTCTCTGATGATGAAAAAGTGAAAAGCTTTGGCTAAATTTCTCCCCACATTCACTGCACCCATAaggcttttctccagtgtgaactcttCTTTGTTTAGTGAGACAGGAGCTTCCAGCAAAATatttcccacattcactgcactCATAAGGTGGTGTGAGCAGTGTGAACTCTCTGATGAACACGGAATGCAGTGTGGGTAAATGATTTCCCACAATCATTGCATTCATatggtttttctccagtgtgaactctctGATGTGCAATGAGGTGGTCCTTCTTGCTAAAAACTTTCTGACAGTCCTCACACTCATATGacttttctccagtgtgaacttTCTGGTGTACAAGTGAGACTTCTTGTTAAATAATTTCCCACATTTCTCACATTTATAaggcttttctccagtgtgaactctctTGTGTTTAGTGAGACTGGAGCTTTCAGCAAAAGAttttccacattcactgcactcataaggcttttctccagtgtgaattcgCTTATTAACATGGAATGTAGAGCTGTGGGTAAATGATTTTCCACAATCATTGCATTCATaaggcctttctccagtgtgaactctctGATGTGCAATGAGTTGGTACTTGTGCCTAAAAAATTTCTGACAAGCTTCACAAGCATATGGCTTTTCTCCATTGTGAATTCTCTGGTGTGCAAGAAGGCGAGCcttcttaaataattttccacATTAACTACACACATAAGGCCTTCCTCCTGTATGGCCATGCTGGTGTAAAACGAGGTTACCCTTGTGACTAAAACATTTCCCACATTCCCCACACTTAAAAGGTCTTTCTGTAGTGTGAACTCGCTGATGACTCCTAAGGTGTCCTTTTTCAATAAAAGATTTCCCACATTCTCCACACTTGTAaggtctttctccagtgtgaatgCGCTGATGGTGAACAAGGCTGCGCTTATGACTAAAAGATTTCCCACATTCTCCACACTCGTAAGGTCTTTCTCCAGTATGAACACGCTGATGGCTCCTAAGGTGCCCGTTTGAACTAAAAGATTTCCCACATTCTCCACACCCATAAGGTCATTCTCTAGGGTGAACTCGCTGATGTAGAATGAGGGTGCCTTTATGACTAAAAGATTTCCCACACTCTCCACACTCATAAAGTCTGTCTCCAGTGTGAATGTGGTGATGGTTCCTAAGGTGTCCTTTCGAACTAAAAGATTTCCCACATTCTCCACACTGATAAGGTCTTGCTCCAGTGTGAACTCGCTGGTGTAGAACGAGGTTGCTCTTTTGACTGAAAGATTTCCCACATTCTCCACACTGATAAGGTCTTTCTCCACTGTGAACTCGCTGATGGTGAACAAGACTGCGCTTATGACTGAAAGATTTCCCACATTCTCCACACTGATAAGGTCTTTCTCCACTGTGAACTTGCTGGTGTAGAGCGAGGTTGCCCTTTTGACTGAAAGATTTCCCACATTCTCCACACTGATAAGGTCCTTCTCTACTGTGAACTCGCTGATGGTGAACAAGACTGCGCTTATGACTGAAAGATTTCCCACATTCTCCACACTGATAAGGTCTTTCTCCACTGTGAACTTGCTGGTGTAGAGTGAGGTTGCCCTTTTGACTGAAAGATTTCCCACATTCTCCACACTGATAAGGTCTTTCTCCAGTATGAACTCGCTGATGGTGAATAAGACTGCGCTTATGACTGAAAGATTTCACACATTCTCCACACTCGTAAGGTCTTTCTCCAGCGTGAACTCGTTGATGGCTCCTAAGATATCCTTCTGAACTAAAAGATTTCCCACACTCTTCACACTCATAAcgtttttctccagtgtgaaatCGCTGATGTTGAATGAGGCTTCTTTTTTGACTAAAGGATTTCCCACATTCTCCACATTCATGTTTTTTTtcagtgtgaattctctgatgattactgGAGCTATCATATTTGCTAAAGGATTTCCCACATTCACAGCACACATAATACTCTTCTCTAGGGAGAAGTCTCTCATGCTGACTGAGTACATATTTGGTGCTAAAATGTTTCATGGATTGTCCATGGCTATAGTGAGCTCCCACCCACTGAAAGGGAGACTCACACTCAGTTTTGCTGTTTGACTTCTCCCCAGTGTGAGTGGCCTCCTGCTGGAGTAATGCTGAAATGGGCaaaaagtccttcccactctgaCTGAAGACAGATGACTCCCCTGACACACAAAACTTACACCTCTTCACAAACAACGCTTCCTCAACACTGCCtctgtagggtttctctccaatGTACTCATTCTGGTGTTGATGAAAGTTTCCACTGTCATACAATTTGTTCCCCCAGGCCTCACACCTGTGCAGTTTCTGCTTGGGATGTGTTCCCTGATGATCTCCCACCTGCAGAATGTCTCCTAAGATAGGGCCGCACATCTCACAGGGGTGGGCCTTCTTGGGAGACACACCTGCCATAGGAATCCTGACCTGAGTCTCTCTTTGTATATAAATACTCTGCTTAGAAGGTGCCTCATTTTCCACTCCACACCAACAACCTGAAAGCAAGAAAATGCTGGTGAAGTGCATGTTAACTCTGCTGGGAAGGCACAGACCACCCACAAGTGTATCTGACAAACTGAGGAATTACTCCAAGGAAACACTTGGAGGAACAGTACGTTGGCTTCAGGTGGAAGATGGTGCTATTTATTATTGCTGGACTCTAAAGGTCACAGAATGTAGGAGGCCTCATAACGTAAAGGACACAGCCATGTATGTAACACAGGGAGTAAAGGCAGGGTCTACAATTCCTGCATCTGCAAACCACTCATCTGCAGAACTTTACGTCCTCATGACATGTGAGTGCTGTAGAGAGGGATTTGTCTAGGCCAAGGAAAACAGGAGCACAACACAGCAGCTACTGCTGGAGGACAGTTTGTAACaaagtatatatatttgctaACACAAATCTCTATTCGAATACTGCAAAACACTGTAGATGGCGACTTAAGTAAAACGGATGAGATGTGGGGTCCAGAGATGTGAAGATTAGACAGGAGAATGGATATTAGGGTATGAGTTCATGTACAAGTAGGTCAAGGGTTAAAAGAAGAGTAGAAGTGATAAGGTAGACAAGTGACAAGTGTGAAGCTCtcaagaatgaggaagaaaagacaaattatgTGTGCCTACTTCTCTTGCCACAAAAATACTACTAAAATAGAATACGTTGCTGGTATGCTTTCAATAAAGCCCTGACTCCATGACCTCATGACCTCCTCCAGgataacactcttttttttttttttttttttttttttgagatagagtctcactctgtcacccaggctggagtgcagtgatgctatctgggctcaccacaacctctgcatcccgggttcaagcaattctctgcctcagcctcccaagtagttgggattacaggcacgtgccatcacgctcaactaatttttctatttttagtagagacagggtttcaccatcttggccaggctggtcttgaacgcctgacctcatgatccacctgcctgggcctcccaaagtgctgggattacaggcatgagccacctcgacCAGCCCAGGGTGCCAGTCCTGAGGGACTCATTCCTTCTGAGCCCATTATGCTGAGGCTGAATTCATTTGCATCTTCTGGAGCAGGGAGGACTGTGCATCCCATCACAATGATGATCAAGTACATGGGAAATGAATAACGTACAGACTAAGGGAAAGACAGAACAAGGGAACAGCCAACATTGTCTCAGAACAACTCAGCCCATGAAAGCCCACGAGAGAAAAAAACTGAGTATTTCAAGGAGACTTTCTAAACAAGGTCTTACAAGAACAGCCTCTGGTCTATGTAGGCAGTGATGTGGTCTGTGAAGGCAATTCCCACCACAGGAAGGCATAAGAAAACAGCAGCTAGAGAAAGGAAGTAGACTCTGGGTACACAGGAACCTGAAATCTGGACAAGGACACCCAAACATCCACAGGACTAACAAGGTGGTCTTCTGACTATGAATCCCTCCCTGGGAGCCTGCAGTAAAGCAGGTGTTGGGGCTGCTCCAAGAAAGGAGCAGAGCAGTATGGACACCTCAGTCCTACCAACCAAGAACCTACCCACAGAACTGAAGCAGGAAGCTGTGTCCACGCTCCTGACATGAGAAAGTCTTGCCAATGGGGAAAGAGGGGGGAAAACAGAGACTAGCTGGG
This window harbors:
- the LOC111521131 gene encoding LOW QUALITY PROTEIN: zinc finger protein 814 (The sequence of the model RefSeq protein was modified relative to this genomic sequence to represent the inferred CDS: substituted 2 bases at 2 genomic stop codons) — protein: MAAAATWLSAQGTVTFEDVAVKFTREEWNLLSEAQRCLYRDVTLENLALISSLGCWCGVENEAPSKQSIYIQRETQVRIPMAGVSPKKAHPCEMCGPILGDILQVGDHQGTHPKQKLHRCEAWGNKLYDSGNFHQHQNEYIGEKPYRGSVEEALFVKRCKFCVSGESSVFSQSGKDFLPISALLQQEATHTGEKSNSKTECESPFQWVGAHYSHGQSMKHFSTKYVLSQHERLLPREEYYVCCECGKSFSKYDSSSNHQRIHTEKKHECGECGKSFSQKRSLIQHQRFHTGEKRYECEECGKSFSSEGYLRSHQRVHAGERPYECGECVKSFSHKRSLIHHQRVHTGERPYQCGECGKSFSQKGNLTLHQQVHSGERPYQCGECGKSFSHKRSLVHHQRVHSREGPYQCGECGKSFSQKGNLALHQQVHSGERPYQCGECGKSFSHKRSLVHHQRVHSGERPYQCGECGKSFSQKSNLVLHQRVHTGARPYQCGECGKSFSSKGHLRNHHHIHTGDRLYECGECGKSFSHKGTLILHQRVHPREXPYGCGECGKSFSSNGHLRSHQRVHTGERPYECGECGKSFSHKRSLVHHQRIHTGERPYKCGECGKSFIEKGHLRSHQRVHTTERPFKCGECGKCFSHKGNLVLHQHGHTGGRPYVCSXCGKLFKKARLLAHQRIHNGEKPYACEACQKFFRHKYQLIAHQRVHTGERPYECNDCGKSFTHSSTFHVNKRIHTGEKPYECSECGKSFAESSSLTKHKRVHTGEKPYKCEKCGKLFNKKSHLYTRKFTLEKSHMSVRTVRKFLARRTTSLHIREFTLEKNHMNAMIVGNHLPTLHSVFIREFTLLTPPYECSECGKYFAGSSCLTKQRRVHTGEKPYGCSECGEKFSQSFSLFHHQRVHKRKALVV